From one Kiloniellales bacterium genomic stretch:
- a CDS encoding DUF1127 domain-containing protein has protein sequence MSRLSETERAEILRSKAQATFVDPTEVDRFLLEARRRRAIYINRGLAKLWRASGLAALVCAVRRGIARRRTLAALADLDDRLLRDIGVERGDIGRIATERSQAAHPHPAGWLQRLKAELKRAAIRRQTIGQLAALDDRLLRDIGVERAAIPEVVDARLEGRSPTWRLETPLTDPRPGLTVKLSAALLLPFYLMVQGPANANEPTVTRKAA, from the coding sequence ATGTCCCGCCTGTCAGAGACCGAACGCGCGGAAATCCTGAGGTCCAAGGCCCAGGCGACGTTCGTCGACCCCACGGAGGTCGACCGCTTCCTCTTGGAAGCGCGGCGCCGACGCGCGATCTACATCAACCGTGGCCTGGCCAAGCTGTGGCGCGCCTCGGGGCTTGCCGCCCTGGTCTGCGCCGTTCGGCGCGGCATCGCCCGCCGGCGCACCCTTGCGGCGCTTGCAGACCTCGACGACCGTCTGCTGCGCGACATCGGCGTCGAGCGCGGCGATATCGGCCGCATCGCCACTGAAAGGAGCCAGGCCGCGCACCCCCATCCCGCCGGCTGGCTGCAGCGGCTCAAGGCCGAATTGAAGCGCGCCGCGATCCGGCGCCAGACCATCGGCCAGCTGGCCGCTCTGGACGACCGGCTGCTGCGCGACATCGGCGTCGAACGGGCGGCCATTCCCGAGGTGGTCGACGCGCGGCTCGAGGGCCGGAGCCCGACCTGGCGCCTGGAAACCCCGCTGACCGACCCGCGGCCGGGCCTCACGGTCAAGTTGAGCGCCGCCCTGTTGCTGCCCTTCTATCTGATGGTCCAGGGCCCGGCCAACGCCAACGAGCCCACGGTGACGCGCAAGGCGGCCTGA
- a CDS encoding 50S ribosomal protein L11 methyltransferase: protein MAGSGWRIDLTVPAAAQAVFEAALEPVGGALAIGLPGADGLVPFQVYLQEPPDRGVLRACLVDAAEAVGTEVPETRIAALADTDWVAESQSNLPAIRAGRFYLHGSHVTGPPPPASIPLLIDANVAFGTGRHETTRGCLLALEGLAKAGFRPRRLLDLGCGSGILALAMARLWRRPVLAADNDPAAVAVARVNARINRCGRWVRPLVSEGYRHPSLRAAGPFDLIAANILAEPLARMAVELRAHLAPGGRAVLSGLLVKQERLVLNPHRAQKLRLVRRLRLAEWSTLVLRR, encoded by the coding sequence ATGGCAGGCTCCGGCTGGCGCATCGACCTGACGGTGCCCGCGGCGGCCCAGGCGGTCTTCGAGGCCGCCCTGGAGCCGGTCGGCGGTGCTCTCGCGATCGGTCTGCCGGGCGCCGACGGCCTGGTGCCATTTCAGGTCTATCTGCAGGAGCCGCCCGACCGGGGGGTTCTGCGCGCCTGTCTGGTGGACGCCGCAGAGGCCGTCGGCACGGAAGTTCCGGAGACCCGGATCGCGGCGCTGGCCGACACCGACTGGGTGGCGGAGAGCCAGAGCAACCTGCCGGCGATCCGCGCCGGGCGCTTCTACCTCCACGGCAGCCACGTCACCGGGCCGCCGCCGCCGGCCTCGATCCCGCTGCTGATCGACGCCAACGTCGCCTTCGGCACCGGCCGCCACGAGACCACCCGCGGCTGCCTCCTGGCCCTGGAGGGCCTCGCCAAGGCCGGCTTCCGACCGCGCCGCCTGCTCGACCTGGGCTGCGGCTCGGGCATCCTGGCCCTGGCCATGGCACGGCTCTGGCGGCGCCCGGTCCTGGCGGCGGACAACGATCCGGCCGCCGTGGCGGTTGCCCGGGTCAACGCCCGGATCAACCGGTGCGGCAGGTGGGTTCGGCCCTTGGTCTCGGAGGGCTACCGGCACCCTTCGCTACGGGCGGCCGGGCCTTTCGACCTGATCGCCGCCAACATCCTGGCCGAGCCCCTGGCCCGGATGGCGGTCGAGCTGCGCGCCCATCTGGCACCGGGCGGACGGGCCGTCCTTTCGGGGCTGCTGGTCAAGCAGGAGCGCTTGGTGCTGAACCCGCACCGGGCCCAGAAGCTACGCCTCGTCCGACGGTTGCGCCTTGCCGAGTGGTCGACCCTGGTCCTGCGCCGCTGA
- a CDS encoding UvrD-helicase domain-containing protein, with the protein MPEAMQEPAATPEPPHLRGLNPEQRQAIESLDGPVLVLAGAGTGKTRVLTSRLVQLLWTRKARPFEVLAVTFTNKAAREMKDRVGALLGRPVEGWWLGTFHALAARILREQAERVGLKPNFTILDTDDQLRLLKQILEAEGFDDKKWPARVILSAFERWKDRGLTPDKVSAGEAGDIAGGRAVELYRAYQARLLALNACDFGDLLLHNLTLFQADAELLKIYQERFRFLLVDEYQDSNVAQYLWLRLLAQDHGNICCVGDDDQSIYGWRGAEVGNILRFEKDFPGAVVIRLERNYRSTPNILAAASGLIAHNEGRLGKTLWTDAEADPGPPVRVRGLWDGEAEARFVGEEIEALQRQGHRLSEIAILVRTGAQTREFEERFITLGLPYRVVGGPRFYERREIRDALAYLRILASPSDDLAFERIVNVPKRGIGDATLRLIHAAARAGDKPLLAAAADLVQTDELRPAARRSLGDLIAGIARWRQLTDQIPHTELAEIVLDESGYTAMWQADLSADAPGRLENLKELVSAMAEFESLAGFLEHVSLVMETIQGEGQDLVTVMTLHSAKGLEFDSVFLAGWEEGLFPNQRALDETGLKGLEEERRLAYVGLTRARRQTVVSFAANRRLHGSWAAAIPSRFVDELPKDHVEVESDAGLYGATGGGFGPRSGFDDWQSHRWSPGLERAQRNRDRAAPFIEGTATVLGSDVTDFPPGARVFHQKFGYGTVSEVTGDRLTIDFDKAGTKKVMAGFVMPEHLAG; encoded by the coding sequence ATGCCGGAAGCCATGCAAGAGCCGGCGGCGACGCCCGAGCCGCCGCACCTGAGGGGCCTGAACCCGGAGCAGCGCCAGGCCATCGAGAGCCTTGACGGCCCGGTGCTGGTCCTGGCCGGCGCCGGCACCGGCAAGACCCGGGTTCTGACCTCGCGCCTGGTGCAGCTGCTCTGGACCCGCAAGGCGCGGCCCTTCGAGGTCTTGGCAGTCACCTTCACCAACAAGGCGGCGCGGGAGATGAAGGACCGGGTCGGCGCCCTGCTCGGCCGGCCGGTCGAGGGCTGGTGGCTTGGCACCTTCCACGCGCTGGCCGCTCGGATTCTGCGTGAGCAGGCCGAGCGGGTCGGCCTCAAGCCCAACTTCACGATCCTCGACACCGACGACCAGCTGCGCCTCCTGAAGCAGATCCTCGAGGCCGAGGGCTTCGACGACAAGAAGTGGCCGGCCCGGGTGATCCTCTCGGCCTTCGAGCGCTGGAAGGACCGCGGCCTGACCCCGGACAAGGTCTCGGCCGGCGAGGCCGGGGACATCGCCGGCGGCCGCGCGGTCGAGCTCTACCGCGCCTACCAGGCGCGGCTGCTGGCGCTCAACGCCTGCGACTTCGGCGACCTGCTGCTGCACAACCTGACCCTCTTCCAGGCAGACGCCGAGCTCCTGAAGATCTACCAGGAGCGCTTCCGTTTTCTGCTGGTCGACGAGTACCAGGACAGCAACGTCGCCCAGTACCTCTGGCTACGGCTGCTGGCCCAGGACCACGGCAACATCTGCTGCGTCGGCGACGACGACCAGTCGATCTACGGCTGGCGGGGCGCGGAGGTCGGCAACATCCTGCGCTTCGAAAAGGACTTCCCCGGGGCCGTGGTGATCCGGCTGGAGCGCAACTACCGCTCGACCCCGAACATCCTGGCCGCCGCCTCGGGCCTGATCGCCCACAACGAGGGCCGCCTGGGCAAGACCCTCTGGACCGATGCCGAGGCCGACCCGGGCCCGCCGGTGCGGGTCCGCGGGCTCTGGGACGGCGAGGCCGAGGCCCGCTTCGTCGGCGAGGAGATCGAGGCCCTGCAGCGCCAGGGCCACCGCCTCTCCGAGATCGCGATCCTGGTCCGCACCGGCGCCCAGACCCGCGAGTTCGAGGAGCGCTTCATCACCCTGGGCCTGCCCTACCGGGTGGTCGGCGGCCCGCGCTTCTACGAGCGCCGGGAGATCCGCGACGCCCTGGCCTACTTGAGGATCCTCGCCTCGCCCAGCGACGACCTGGCCTTCGAGCGCATCGTCAACGTGCCCAAGCGGGGCATCGGCGACGCCACCCTGCGGCTGATCCACGCCGCCGCCCGGGCCGGCGACAAGCCGCTGCTCGCCGCCGCCGCCGACCTGGTCCAGACCGACGAGCTGCGCCCGGCCGCGCGCCGCAGCCTGGGCGACCTGATCGCCGGCATTGCCCGCTGGCGGCAGCTGACCGATCAGATCCCGCACACCGAGCTGGCCGAGATCGTGCTCGACGAATCCGGCTACACAGCGATGTGGCAGGCCGACCTCTCGGCCGACGCGCCCGGCCGCCTGGAGAACCTCAAGGAGCTGGTCTCGGCCATGGCCGAGTTCGAGAGCCTGGCCGGCTTCCTGGAGCACGTCAGCCTGGTCATGGAGACCATCCAGGGCGAGGGCCAGGACCTGGTCACGGTCATGACCCTGCACTCGGCCAAGGGCCTGGAGTTCGACAGCGTCTTCCTGGCCGGCTGGGAGGAAGGCCTCTTCCCCAACCAGCGGGCCCTGGACGAGACCGGCCTCAAGGGCCTGGAGGAGGAGCGCCGCCTGGCCTACGTCGGCCTGACCCGGGCCCGCCGCCAGACGGTGGTCAGCTTCGCCGCCAACCGGCGGCTGCACGGCTCCTGGGCGGCCGCCATCCCCTCGCGCTTCGTCGACGAGCTGCCAAAGGACCACGTCGAGGTCGAGAGCGACGCCGGGCTCTATGGCGCGACCGGCGGCGGCTTCGGCCCCCGGAGCGGCTTCGACGACTGGCAGAGCCACCGCTGGTCGCCGGGGCTGGAACGCGCCCAGCGCAATCGCGACCGGGCGGCCCCCTTCATCGAGGGCACGGCGACGGTGCTGGGCAGCGACGTGACTGACTTTCCGCCGGGCGCCCGCGTGTTCCACCAGAAGTTCGGCTACGGGACGGTCAGCGAGGTCACAGGCGACCGCCTGACCATCGACTTCGACAAGGCCGGGACGAAGAAGGTCATGGCCGGCTTCGTCATGCCGGAGCACCTGGCGGGCTGA
- the recN gene encoding DNA repair protein RecN — translation MLVNLSIRDVVLIDKLDLSFHGGLCVLTGETGAGKSILLDALGLALGSRAESGLLRPGSPQATVTAAFDITDTTDLDELLAEHGLATEDGLLVLRRNLGADGRSRAFVNDQPVSVSLLRRLGESLVEVHGHFEHRGLLDAGTHRDLLDAAGGLEAAAAEVAAAWEAWRQACEVQRREEAELEQARKDEDFLRHAVAELETLDPQPGEETALAEERAFLQHGEQLTATVDQAFAALNGKEGQPGAEAAVGSALSALERMVDKAGGRLDEIIAGLHRTAAELRDVTAGLQSLSGNLELDPQRLEQVDERFFALKDVARKHGVEVDELLALREDLASKLESIDTGEERLAELAAAAAAAREAYLAAAGALSQQRADSAAGLDRAVMEELPPLKLDKAAFTTRLERLAEDAWGPNGLERVVFEVATNPGSRPGPIGKIASAGELSRFLLALKVVLARVSPRRSLIFDEVDSGIGGATAAAVGQRLARLAADRQVLVVTHSPQVAAVGNHHLRVRKGSKGEVVATEVAELAAQDRREEIARMLSGEQVTEEARAAADRLMGAA, via the coding sequence ATGCTCGTCAACCTTTCGATCCGGGATGTCGTTCTGATCGACAAGCTGGATCTTTCCTTTCATGGCGGGCTCTGTGTCCTGACCGGCGAGACGGGCGCCGGCAAGTCGATTCTCCTCGACGCCCTCGGACTGGCGCTCGGCAGCCGCGCCGAATCCGGCCTGCTGAGGCCGGGCAGCCCGCAGGCGACGGTCACCGCCGCTTTCGACATCACCGACACCACGGACCTTGACGAGCTGCTGGCCGAGCACGGCCTGGCGACCGAGGACGGCCTGCTGGTCCTGCGCCGCAACCTAGGCGCCGACGGCCGCAGCCGGGCCTTTGTGAACGACCAGCCCGTCTCGGTCAGCCTGCTGCGCCGCCTGGGCGAGAGCCTGGTCGAAGTCCACGGCCATTTCGAGCACCGCGGCCTGCTGGACGCCGGCACCCATCGCGACCTGCTGGACGCGGCCGGCGGCCTCGAGGCGGCCGCAGCGGAGGTCGCCGCGGCCTGGGAGGCCTGGCGCCAGGCCTGCGAGGTCCAGCGCCGAGAGGAGGCGGAGCTCGAGCAGGCCCGGAAGGACGAGGATTTCCTGCGCCACGCGGTCGCGGAGCTGGAGACCCTGGACCCCCAGCCCGGCGAGGAGACGGCCCTGGCCGAAGAGCGCGCCTTTCTGCAGCACGGCGAGCAGCTGACCGCTACCGTCGACCAGGCCTTCGCCGCGCTCAACGGCAAGGAGGGCCAGCCCGGGGCCGAGGCAGCCGTCGGCAGCGCCCTGAGCGCCCTGGAGCGCATGGTCGACAAGGCCGGCGGCCGCCTGGACGAGATCATTGCCGGCCTGCACCGGACCGCGGCCGAGCTGCGCGACGTCACGGCCGGTCTGCAGTCGCTGTCCGGCAACCTTGAGCTCGACCCGCAGCGCCTGGAGCAGGTCGACGAGCGCTTCTTCGCCCTGAAGGACGTCGCCCGCAAGCACGGCGTCGAGGTCGACGAGCTGCTGGCCCTGCGCGAGGACCTGGCCTCCAAGCTGGAGAGCATCGATACCGGCGAGGAGCGTCTGGCCGAGCTGGCCGCCGCGGCCGCTGCGGCGCGCGAGGCTTATCTCGCCGCCGCCGGCGCGCTCAGCCAGCAGCGCGCGGATTCCGCCGCCGGGCTCGACCGCGCCGTCATGGAGGAGCTGCCGCCGCTCAAGCTCGACAAGGCCGCCTTCACGACCCGCCTGGAGCGCCTCGCAGAGGACGCCTGGGGCCCCAACGGCCTGGAGCGCGTGGTCTTCGAGGTCGCGACCAACCCGGGCTCCCGGCCCGGCCCGATCGGCAAGATCGCCTCGGCCGGCGAGCTGTCGCGCTTCCTGCTGGCGCTCAAGGTCGTCCTGGCCCGGGTCAGCCCGCGGCGCAGCCTGATCTTCGACGAGGTCGACAGCGGAATCGGCGGCGCCACGGCGGCGGCGGTCGGCCAGCGCCTGGCCCGACTGGCCGCGGACCGCCAGGTCCTGGTCGTCACCCACAGCCCCCAGGTCGCGGCGGTCGGCAACCACCACCTGCGGGTCCGCAAGGGCAGCAAGGGCGAGGTCGTGGCCACCGAGGTCGCGGAGCTGGCCGCCCAGGATCGCCGGGAGGAGATCGCCCGCATGCTCTCGGGCGAGCAGGTCACGGAAGAGGCGCGGGCGGCGGCCGACCGCCTGATGGGGGCCGCCTAG
- a CDS encoding outer membrane protein assembly factor BamD — protein MSSSPARSQGSKSLGLRALGAAAMLLLIGACASEEEEFNYVERPVDDLYNEAMDTLQSGSNIKAAKLFDEVDRQHPYSPWAAKAQLMSAYAYYLENEYADAIAGLDRFIQLHPGNPDVAYAYYLKALSYYEQISDIGRDQSMTRLALESLEELTRRFPESKYTRDANLKVDLTRDHLAGKEMDVGRFYQKRGHYLSAINRFRRVVDQYETTSHTPEALHRLVECYLALGILNEAQETAAVLGYNYPGSEWYQDSYGLLTAAGIAGQ, from the coding sequence ATGTCCAGTTCGCCAGCAAGATCCCAGGGGTCCAAGAGCCTTGGCCTGCGTGCCCTGGGCGCAGCCGCGATGCTGCTCCTGATCGGTGCCTGCGCCTCCGAAGAGGAGGAGTTCAACTACGTTGAGCGGCCGGTCGACGACCTCTACAACGAGGCCATGGACACCCTGCAGAGCGGGAGCAACATCAAGGCGGCCAAGCTCTTCGACGAGGTCGACCGCCAGCACCCCTACTCGCCCTGGGCGGCGAAGGCCCAGCTGATGTCGGCCTACGCCTACTATCTCGAGAACGAGTACGCCGACGCCATTGCCGGCCTGGACCGCTTCATTCAGCTGCATCCGGGCAATCCCGACGTCGCCTATGCCTACTACCTCAAGGCGCTGTCCTACTACGAGCAGATCTCCGACATCGGCCGCGACCAGAGCATGACCCGCCTGGCCTTGGAATCCCTGGAGGAATTGACCCGCCGCTTCCCGGAGAGCAAGTATACCCGCGACGCCAACCTGAAGGTCGACCTGACCCGAGACCATCTGGCGGGCAAGGAGATGGACGTCGGCCGCTTCTATCAGAAGCGAGGCCATTATCTCTCGGCCATTAACCGTTTCCGAAGGGTCGTCGACCAGTATGAGACCACCTCGCATACGCCGGAGGCCCTGCACCGCCTGGTCGAGTGCTACCTGGCCCTTGGCATCCTGAACGAGGCCCAAGAGACCGCCGCCGTCCTGGGCTACAACTATCCGGGAAGCGAATGGTACCAGGACAGCTATGGTCTTCTGACGGCCGCCGGCATCGCAGGTCAGTAG
- the ligA gene encoding NAD-dependent DNA ligase LigA — MTETLAKIPVENLTEAQAAAELARLAEAIRYHDTLYHQQDAPEISDADYDALRRRNDAIEAHFPALVRDDSPSRSVGAAPVTGFAKVTHRVPMLSLSNAFAAEDVADFLGRIRRFLGLEDSEPVDVVAEAKIDGLSMSLLYEDGRLVTGATRGDGAVGEDVTANVRTIKGLPESLKGAAPKVIEVRGEVFMRRDDFHALNARLAEAEKAKTFKNPRNAAAGSLRQKDPKITAERPLHFLAYAWGETSEPLGETQWQARDRLAGWGFEINEPARLCHSLEEILAFYDWVQGERAELPHDIDGIVYKVDRLDWQNRLGVAGRAPRWATAHKFPAEQAETLLREISIQVGRTGALTPVANLEPITVGGVVVSRATLHNEDEIKRKDIREGDHVIIQRAGDVIPQVVSVVEAKRRKGSKPFAFPTTCPCPLATPVVRPEGEAVARCSGGLDCPYQQVRRLMHFVSRDAFDIEGLGVENIQEFWDAGLIEAPADIFRLKDSREEILDRERWAEQSVANLLQAIEDRRRIGLDRFIYALGIRQVGQSTGKLLARTYGELEAWQAAMIQAAEERAAAPEAKKPAEVGEAYAELCGIEGIGMSMADDIGAFFRDPQHRAMVEDLAAELEVEAIAAAVTDSPVAGKTVVFTGTLETMTRSEAKARAEALGAKVSGSVSKKTDIVVAGPGAGSKAKKAAELGIETLSEEEWLEKIGGNA, encoded by the coding sequence ATGACCGAGACACTTGCAAAGATCCCGGTTGAGAATTTGACCGAGGCGCAGGCGGCGGCGGAGCTGGCCCGCCTGGCCGAAGCGATCCGCTACCACGACACGCTCTACCATCAGCAGGACGCGCCGGAGATCTCGGACGCCGACTACGATGCCCTGCGCCGGCGCAACGACGCCATCGAGGCCCATTTCCCCGCTCTGGTCCGGGACGACAGCCCCAGCCGCAGCGTCGGCGCCGCGCCGGTGACCGGCTTCGCCAAGGTCACGCACCGGGTCCCGATGCTGTCGCTGTCCAACGCCTTCGCGGCCGAGGACGTTGCCGACTTCCTGGGCCGTATCCGCCGCTTCCTCGGCCTGGAGGACAGCGAGCCCGTCGACGTCGTGGCGGAGGCCAAGATCGACGGCCTCTCCATGTCCCTGCTCTACGAGGACGGCCGCCTGGTCACCGGCGCGACCCGCGGCGACGGCGCGGTCGGCGAGGACGTGACGGCCAACGTCCGCACCATCAAGGGCCTGCCGGAATCCCTGAAGGGGGCGGCGCCAAAGGTGATCGAGGTGCGGGGCGAGGTCTTCATGCGCCGCGACGACTTCCACGCCCTCAACGCCCGCCTCGCCGAGGCCGAGAAGGCGAAGACCTTCAAGAACCCGCGCAACGCGGCGGCGGGATCCTTGCGCCAGAAGGACCCGAAGATCACCGCCGAACGGCCCCTGCATTTCCTCGCCTACGCCTGGGGCGAGACCTCGGAGCCCCTGGGCGAGACCCAGTGGCAGGCGCGCGACCGCCTGGCCGGCTGGGGCTTCGAGATCAACGAGCCGGCCCGGCTCTGCCACAGCCTGGAAGAGATCCTGGCCTTCTACGACTGGGTCCAGGGCGAACGGGCGGAGCTGCCCCATGACATCGACGGCATCGTCTACAAGGTCGACCGGCTGGACTGGCAGAACCGTCTGGGCGTGGCGGGCCGGGCGCCGCGCTGGGCGACAGCGCACAAGTTCCCGGCCGAGCAGGCCGAGACCCTGCTGCGCGAGATCTCCATCCAGGTCGGCCGCACCGGGGCGCTGACTCCGGTCGCAAATCTGGAGCCGATCACCGTCGGCGGGGTCGTGGTCTCGCGCGCCACGCTTCACAACGAGGACGAGATCAAGCGCAAGGACATCCGCGAAGGCGACCACGTGATCATCCAGCGGGCCGGCGACGTCATCCCGCAGGTGGTCTCGGTGGTCGAGGCCAAGCGGCGGAAAGGCAGCAAGCCCTTCGCCTTCCCCACGACATGCCCCTGCCCGCTCGCAACCCCGGTGGTGCGGCCGGAGGGCGAGGCTGTGGCCCGCTGCAGCGGCGGGCTGGACTGCCCCTACCAGCAGGTCCGCCGCCTGATGCACTTCGTCAGCCGCGATGCCTTCGACATCGAGGGCCTGGGCGTGGAGAACATCCAGGAGTTCTGGGACGCCGGCCTGATCGAGGCGCCGGCGGACATCTTCCGCCTGAAGGACAGCCGCGAAGAAATTCTGGACCGGGAACGCTGGGCCGAGCAGTCGGTCGCCAACCTGCTGCAGGCGATCGAGGACCGGCGCCGCATCGGCCTCGACCGCTTCATCTACGCCCTCGGCATCCGCCAGGTCGGCCAGTCGACCGGCAAGCTGCTGGCCCGGACCTACGGCGAGCTGGAGGCCTGGCAGGCGGCGATGATCCAGGCCGCCGAGGAGCGCGCCGCCGCGCCCGAGGCCAAGAAACCGGCCGAGGTCGGCGAGGCCTATGCCGAGCTCTGCGGCATCGAGGGCATCGGCATGAGCATGGCCGACGACATCGGCGCCTTCTTCCGGGATCCGCAGCACAGGGCGATGGTCGAGGACCTGGCGGCGGAGCTGGAGGTCGAGGCAATCGCCGCGGCCGTGACCGATTCGCCGGTCGCCGGCAAGACCGTGGTCTTCACCGGCACCCTGGAGACCATGACCCGCAGCGAGGCCAAGGCCCGCGCCGAGGCCCTGGGCGCCAAGGTCTCGGGCTCGGTCTCGAAGAAGACCGACATCGTCGTCGCCGGCCCCGGCGCCGGCTCCAAGGCCAAGAAGGCCGCGGAGCTGGGCATCGAGACCCTGAGCGAAGAGGAATGGCTGGAGAAGATCGGCGGAAATGCCTGA
- a CDS encoding threonine/serine dehydratase, producing the protein MSDAKSTQADSAEPHSPVALADIEAAAERIRGAVRRTPNLAAEPLKDSLPLGELVLKLENLQVTGSFKARGASNTLFSLPEDEVRRGIITASGGNHGLAVAYAGWRAETRAVIYLPASTPEAKVEKLRAWGAEVVVEGAVWDDAKDAALTTAEAEGLTFIHPFDDPRVVAGQGTVGIEILEDDPGLDYLFVAIGGGGLISGVATAVKALKPSITVIGVEPTGAPTLKESLAAKELVTLPEITTAAGTLAPRRSAALNLEIIGRTVDEIVLVSDGEMAAAARSLWFELGIAAELSGAAALAAIQKGRFALPQDARVGALVCGAGTDGIA; encoded by the coding sequence ATGAGTGACGCGAAAAGCACGCAAGCCGACTCCGCCGAGCCCCACTCCCCGGTCGCCCTGGCCGATATCGAGGCGGCGGCGGAGCGGATCCGCGGCGCGGTGCGGCGCACCCCGAACCTCGCGGCAGAGCCGTTGAAGGACTCCCTGCCGCTCGGCGAGCTGGTCCTGAAGCTCGAGAACCTGCAGGTGACCGGCTCGTTCAAGGCGCGCGGCGCCAGCAACACGCTGTTCAGCCTGCCCGAGGACGAGGTCCGGCGCGGCATCATCACCGCCTCGGGCGGCAACCACGGCCTGGCCGTCGCCTACGCCGGCTGGCGCGCCGAGACCCGGGCGGTGATCTACCTGCCCGCCTCCACCCCGGAAGCCAAGGTCGAGAAGCTCAGGGCCTGGGGTGCCGAGGTGGTGGTCGAGGGCGCGGTCTGGGACGACGCCAAGGACGCCGCCTTGACGACCGCCGAGGCGGAAGGCCTGACGTTCATCCATCCCTTCGACGATCCGCGGGTCGTCGCCGGCCAGGGCACGGTCGGGATCGAGATCCTGGAGGACGACCCGGGCCTGGACTACCTCTTCGTCGCGATCGGCGGCGGCGGCCTGATCTCCGGCGTGGCGACGGCGGTCAAGGCGCTGAAGCCCTCGATCACCGTGATCGGGGTCGAGCCGACGGGCGCGCCGACCCTCAAGGAGAGCCTCGCGGCGAAAGAGCTGGTCACCCTGCCGGAGATCACCACCGCGGCCGGCACCCTGGCGCCGCGCCGCTCGGCGGCGCTCAACCTGGAGATCATCGGCCGGACGGTCGACGAGATCGTCCTGGTCAGCGACGGGGAGATGGCCGCGGCCGCCCGCAGCCTCTGGTTCGAGCTCGGCATCGCCGCCGAGCTCTCGGGCGCCGCCGCCCTGGCCGCGATCCAGAAGGGCCGCTTCGCCCTGCCGCAAGACGCCCGGGTCGGCGCCCTGGTCTGCGGCGCCGGCACCGACGGGATCGCATAA